A genomic segment from Salvia splendens isolate huo1 chromosome 13, SspV2, whole genome shotgun sequence encodes:
- the LOC121763003 gene encoding ruBisCO large subunit-binding protein subunit beta, chloroplastic-like, with protein MAGLSSVGSLAAPGSRVLDDRISVSSSRLSSLASISASSLGRRKNVVLRKTRLSQITAAAKDLYFNNDGSAIKRLQVGVNKLADLVGVTLGPKGRNVVLESKYGAPKIVNDGVTVAREVELEDPVENIGAKLVRQAAAKTNDLAGDGTTTSVVLAQGLIAEGVKVVAAGANPVLITRGIEKTTKALVAELQTISKEVEDSELADVAAVSAGNNYEVGNMIAEALSKVGRKGVVTLEEGRSADNNLYVVEGMQFDRGYISPYFVTDSEKMTVEYENCKLLLVDKKITNARDLINVLEDAIRGSYPVLIIAEDIEQEALGTLVVNKLRGALKVAALKAPGFGERKSQYLDDIATLTGGTVIREEVGLTLDKADKEVLGHAAKVVLTKDSTTIVGDGSTQDAINKRVSQIKNLIEAADQDYEKEKLNERIAKLSGGVAVIQVGAQTETELKEKKLRVEDALNATKAAVEEGIVVGGGCTLLRLASKVDAIKETLDNVEEKVGADIVKRALSYPLKLIAKNAGVNGSVVSEKVLSSDNPKYGYNAATGQYEDLMAAGIIDPTKVVRCCLEHASSVAKTFLMSDCVVVEIKEPEPVVAGNPMDNSGYGY; from the exons ATGGCTGGCCTTTCCTCAGTCGGTTCATTGGCTGCTCCCGGCAGCAGGGTTCTTGATGATAGAATCTCAGTTTCATCCAGCAGGTTGTCATCTCTTGCTTCGATATCCGCTAGTTCGCTTGGGAGGAGAAAGAATGTGGTCCTCCGCAAAACACGCCTTTCTCAGATAACAGCTGCTGCGAAGGACTTATACTTCAACAACGATGGCTCAGCCATCAAGAGGCTTCAG GTTGGTGTTAACAAACTCGCGGATCTAGTTGGTGTCACCCTTGGACCCAAGGGAAGGAATGTCGTTCTTGAAAGCAAGTATGGTGCCCCAAAAATTGTCAATGATGGGGTTACAGTGGCTCGAGAG GTTGAGTTAGAGGATCCAGTTGAGAACATAGGAGCTAAATTGGTGAGACAAGCAGCTGCCAAGACAAACGACCTGGCTGGGGATGGGACAACAACATCCGTTGTTCTTGCACAAGGGCTTATTGCCGAAGGTGTCAAG GTAGTTGCTGCTGGAGCAAACCCTGTCCTTATTACTAGGGGAATTGAAAAGACTACCAAGGCATTGGTTGCTGAACTGCAAACAATATCTAAAGAG GTTGAAGATAGTGAACTAGCAGATGTTGCTGCTGTAAGTGCGGGAAACAACTATGAAGTGGGGAATATGATAGCTGAGGCCTTGAGCAAAGTTGGTAGGAAAGGTGTTGTTACTCTTGAAGAGGGACGAAGCGCAGACAACAATCTTTATGTTGTTGAAGGAATGCAGTTTGACCGTGGCTACATCTCTCCCTACTTTGTAACTGACAGCGAGAAAATGACTGTTGAGTATGAGAATTGCAAG TTGTTGCTTGTTGACAAGAAAATAACAAATGCAAGGGATCTCATTAATGTCCTGGAGGATGCCATTAGAGGCAGTTATCCCGTGTTGATAATTGCTGAAGATATTGAGCAAGAAGCTCTAGGAACTCTAGTTGTGAACAAGCTCAGGGGGGCACTCAAAGTTGCCGCTCTTAAAGCTCCAGGATTTGGGGAGAGAAAGAGTCAGTATCTTGATGACATTGCTACTTTGACCGGAG GAACTGTGATCAGGGAGGAAGTCGGGCTAACCTTAGACAAGGCTGACAAGGAAGTTTTGGGTCATGCTGCCAAGGTGGTGTTGACTAAGGATTCCACTACAATAGTTGGGGATGGTAGCACTCAAGACGCTATAAACAAACGTGTCTCTCAAATTAAAAACCTCATTGAG GCGGCTGATCAAGATTACGAGAAGGAGAAGCTAAATGAGAGAATTGCAAAGCTATCAGGAGGGGTTGCTGTGATTCAG GTTGGAGCGCAAACTGAAACAGAGCTGAAAGAGAAGAAGCTTAGAGTAGAAGATGCTCTCAACGCCACCAAG GCTGCCGTTGAGGAAGGAATCGTTGTTGGAGGTGGATGCACACTATTGAGGCTTGCATCCAAAGTAGACGCAATCAAGGAAACTCTTGATAATGTCGAGGAAAAG GTTGGAGCAGATATTGTCAAAAGAGCTTTGAGTTATCCATTGAAATTGATAGCCAAGAATGCTGGTGTTAATGGAAGTGTTGTTAGTGAAAAG GTGCTGTCAAGTGATAACCCAAAATACGGATACAATGCTGCAACCGGACAGTATGAAGATCTCATGGCTGCAGGAATTATTGACCCGACTAAG GTGGTGAGGTGTTGCTTAGAGCATGCATCTTCGGTGGCGAAGACATTCTTGATGTCGGACTGCGTGGTGGTGGAGATCAAGGAGCCTGAGCCAGTCGTGGCAGGAAACCCAATGGACAACTCAGGGTATGGTTACTAA
- the LOC121763004 gene encoding lysine--tRNA ligase, chloroplastic/mitochondrial-like produces the protein MEGALHPMRLKQLLHFAAFPKLNKTHFIFRNTRSFSTTRCASPSSSPTVAGARNRRPSSSQTSTSDREAIRAIRIKKVEELRSKGLDAYAYTWKRTHAANQLQEIYMDLGNGEEAACESDRVSIAGRIVARRAFGKLAFLTLRDDSGTIQLYCEKEKLLSDQFEHLKTLVDIGDILGAEGSIKRTEKGELSVCVTSFSILTKSLLPLPDKYHGLTDIDKRYRQRYVDMIANPEVADVFRKRAKIISEIRKTVESAGFIEVETPVLQGAAGGAEARPFITYHNSLGQDLYLRIATELHLKRMLVGGFEKVYEIGRIFRNEGLSTRHNPEFTTIEMYEAYTDYESMMNMAEEIVTRSALAVNGKLIIDYQGVEISLERPWRRETMHNLVKEATGIDFAMFEDLTAAKEVALEMLNAGGDNQNKSSIEACPSVGHVLNEVFELVVEPKLLQPTFVLDYPLEVSPLAKPHRRHAGLTERFELFVCGREMANAFSELTDPLDQRERLEDQVRQHKKKNASLVSEDKNKKVDGDDDAYDVNLDEDFLTALEYGMPPASGMGIGIDRLVMLLTNSASIRDVIAFPVLKTPQV, from the exons ATGGAAGGCGCTCTGCACCCAATGAGACTAAAGCAGCTGCTCCACTTCGCCGCCTTTCCCAAACTCAACAAAACTCACTTCATTTTTAGGAACACTCGATCCTTTTCCACCACCCGCTgcgcttctccttcttcttcgccTACCGTCGCTGGTGCTCGCAACCGCAggccttcttcttctcaaacCAGTACCTCCGACAGAGAGGCAATTCGCGCAATTCGGATTAAAAAG GTGGAAGAGCTAAGAAGCAAGGGCTTAGATGCGTATGCTTATACTTGGAAACGTACTCATGCTGCAAATCAGCTCCAAGAGATTTACATGGATTTGGGAAATGGCGAGGAGGCAGCCTGTGAAAGTGATCGCGTATCTATTGCTGGAAGAATTGTAGCCCGTAGAGCTTTTGGAAAGCTTGCATTTTTAACTTTGAGGGATGACTCAGGAACAATCCAG CTCTACTGTGAGAAGGAAAAGCTACTAAGTGACCAGTTCGAACATTTGAAGACGTTAGTTGATATAGGTGATATTTTGGGGGCAGAAGGTTCAATTAAGCGCACTGAAAAAG GAGAGTTATCTGTCTGTGTGACCTCATTCTCAATCCTTACAAAATCTTTGCTTCCTTTGCCTGACAAATATCATGGCCTGACCGACATAGATAAGCGCTATCGCCAAAG GTATGTAGATATGATTGCCAATCCTGAGGTAGCTGATGTATTTAGGAAAAGAGCTAAG ATAATATCAGAAATACGGAAGACAGTAGAATCTGCTGGTTTTATTGAAGTTGAAACTCCAGTACTTCAG GGTGCAGCTGGTGGTGCTGAAGCTAGGCCCTTCATTACATACCATAACTCTCTTGGACAAGATCTTTATCTACGAATTGCAACTGAGCTACATTTGAAGAGAATGCTG GTTGGTGGATTTGAAAAAGTATATGAAATAGGAAGGATTTTCCGAAATGAAGGCCTTTCAACTCGTCATAATCCTGAATTCACCACAATTGAG ATGTATGAAGCATACACAGACTATGAAAGCATGATGAATATGGCGGAGGAAATTGTAACACGTTCTGCTCTTGCAGTTAATGGGAAACTTATCATTGATTATCAG GGTGTAGAGATATCATTGGAAAGACCTTGGAGGAGGGAGACGATGCATAATCTTGTGAAAGAAGCAACGGGCATTGATTTCGCAATGTTTGAGGACCTTACTGCTGCCAAAGAAGTTGCTCTGGAGATGCTTAACGCTGGTGGTGATAATCAGAACAAAAGCTCAATAGAAGCATGTCCATCTGTTGGTCATGTGCTCAATGAG GTATTTGAGTTGGTGGTGGAACCAAAGTTATTGCAACCGACTTTTGTGTTGGACTACCCCCTTGAAGTATCACCACTGGCCAAACCACATAGAAG ACACGCAGGCTTGACGGAGAGATTTGAGCTCTTTGTATGTGGTCGAGAGATGGCCAATGCCTTCTCAGAATTGACTGACCCTTTGGACCAG CGAGAGCGGTTGGAGGACCAAGTGAGGCAGCATAAGAAAAAGAATGCATCTTTGGTTTCAGAAGATAAAAACAAGAAAGTTGATGGCGATGACGATGCATATGATGTGAATCTTGACGAAGACTTTTTAACCGCACTGGAGTATGGGATGCCTCCTGCATCTGGAATG GGCATCGGCATTGATAGGCTCGTGATGCTGCTGACGAACTCTGCTAGTATACGCGATGTTATTGCATTTCCCGTCCTCAAGACTCCCCAAGTCTGA
- the LOC121763044 gene encoding uncharacterized protein LOC121763044 — MKETIFMRVLYCKIHCPLMCFCKPSAAHLYTSKPLKLESAPHVAPSTVYAKEEECVEAKHEAAVVKICVRKSCLRSNSTREIGKKKVQWMDHLGKELAEIREFESSESGDTDNEDESSRCLCAIL, encoded by the exons ATGAAGGAAACCATTTTCATGAGGGTATTGTACTGCAAGATCCACTGTCCATTGATGTGCTTCTGCAAGCCGTCTGCTGCTCATCTCTACACTTCAAAGCCATTGAAACTGGAAAGTGCTCCACATGTCGCTCCTTCGACAGTTTATGCTAAGGAAGAAGAGTGTGTTGAAGCGAAGCATGAAGCTGCTGTGGTAAAAATCTGCGTACGGAAGTCCTGTCTTCGCTCCAACTCCACCAGAGAGATTGGGAAGAAAAAAGTGCAGTGGATGGACCACCTGGGGAAGGAACTTGCTGAGATAAGGGAATTTGAATCAAG TGAGTCTGGAGATACAGATAACGAAGATGAAAGCAGCCGTTGTCTCTGTGCCATTCTCTGA
- the LOC121763014 gene encoding probable serine/threonine-protein kinase PBL16 isoform X1, with amino-acid sequence MGNCWCGCEPLIYRVSSNAKSESPDQGPTEKVRKDERKLPSNPEEVEDLRRCTSSKPLTVFTFNELKSITSNFRQDYLLGGGGFGSVYKGYISEDIQGLQPITVDVKVHDGDKSSQGHREWLSEVIFLGQLSHPNLVKLIGYCCEDEHRVLIYEYMPRGSVENHLFSRVLLPLPWSIRMKIAFGAAKGLAFLHEAEKPVIYRDFKTSNILLDEEYNAKLSDFGLAKDGPEGDKTHVSTRIMGTYGYAAPEYIMTGHLTPRSDVYSFGVVLLELVTGRKSLDRSRPAREQNLTEWAIPLLKEKKKVLDIVDARLGGDYPVKGVQKAAMLAYHCLNRNPKARPLMRDIVDSLEPLQLDANAAPNQSFTIYTTTTTTTSPNSNSGY; translated from the exons ATGGGGAATTGTTGGTGTGGGTGTGAACCTTTGATTTACAGGGTCTCTTCTAACGCAAAATCTG AATCCCCAGATCAAGGCCCCACAGAGAAGGTAAGAAAAGATGAGAGAAAACTGCCATCAAATCCAGAAGAAGTAGAAGACCTACGCCGGTGCACGTCGTCGAAGCCACTGACTGTTTTCACATTCAATGAGCTCAAGAGCATCACTTCAAATTTCAGACAAGATTACCTGTTGGGAGGAGGAGGATTTGGAAGTGTGTACAAAGGATACATCAGTGAAGACATACAAGGCCTTCAACCTATCACAGTTGATGTTAAGGTTCATGATGGAGACAAGAGTTCTCAAGGTCATAGGGAATGGCTG TCTGAGGTGATCTTCTTGGGGCAGCTCTCCCATCCAAATCTAGTCAAGTTGATTGGCTATTGCTGTGAGGACGAACACCGGGTTCTCATATACGAGTATATGCCTCGTGGCAGCGTTGAAAACCATCTCTTTTCCA GAGTGCTGCTCCCTTTGCCTTGGTCTATTAGAATGAAGATAGCTTTTGGTGCAGCAAAGGGGCTAGCTTTCCTGCACGAAGCAGAGAAGCCGGTCATCTACCGTGATTTCAAGACATCCAACATCTTGTTAGATGAG GAATACAATGCGAAGCTCTCTGATTTTGGCCTTGCAAAAGACGGGCCAGAGGGAGACAAGACACATGTCTCCACGCGCATAATGGGAACGTATGGATACGCTGCACCTGAGTACATAATGACAG GCCACCTGACTCCAAGAAGTGACGTGTACAGCTTTGGAGTCGTGCTTCTTGAGCTTGTGACGGGCAGGAAGTCTTTGGACCGGTCAAGGCCAGCACGGGAGCAGAACCTCACGGAGTGGGCTATCCCGTTactcaaggagaagaagaaggtgcTCGACATTGTGGATGCTAGGCTGGGAGGAGACTATCCTGTAAAGGGTGTTCAGAAAGCAGCCATGCTAGCCTACCACTGCCTCAACCGCAACCCTAAGGCGCGACCTCTCATGCGAGACATAGTGGATTCGTTAGAGCCTCTGCAGCTTGATGCAAATGCAGCTCCCAACCAATCTTTCACCATATAtacaactactactactactactagtccTAACTCTAATTCTGGCTACTGA
- the LOC121763014 gene encoding probable serine/threonine-protein kinase PBL16 isoform X2 codes for MGNCWCGCEPLIYRVSSNAKSESPDQGPTEKVRKDERKLPSNPEEVEDLRRCTSSKPLTVFTFNELKSITSNFRQDYLLGGGGFGSVYKGYISEDIQGLQPITVDVKVHDGDKSSQGHREWLSEVIFLGQLSHPNLVKLIGYCCEDEHRVLIYEYMPRGSVENHLFSRVLLPLPWSIRMKIAFGAAKGLAFLHEAEKPVIYRDFKTSNILLDELSDFGLAKDGPEGDKTHVSTRIMGTYGYAAPEYIMTGHLTPRSDVYSFGVVLLELVTGRKSLDRSRPAREQNLTEWAIPLLKEKKKVLDIVDARLGGDYPVKGVQKAAMLAYHCLNRNPKARPLMRDIVDSLEPLQLDANAAPNQSFTIYTTTTTTTSPNSNSGY; via the exons ATGGGGAATTGTTGGTGTGGGTGTGAACCTTTGATTTACAGGGTCTCTTCTAACGCAAAATCTG AATCCCCAGATCAAGGCCCCACAGAGAAGGTAAGAAAAGATGAGAGAAAACTGCCATCAAATCCAGAAGAAGTAGAAGACCTACGCCGGTGCACGTCGTCGAAGCCACTGACTGTTTTCACATTCAATGAGCTCAAGAGCATCACTTCAAATTTCAGACAAGATTACCTGTTGGGAGGAGGAGGATTTGGAAGTGTGTACAAAGGATACATCAGTGAAGACATACAAGGCCTTCAACCTATCACAGTTGATGTTAAGGTTCATGATGGAGACAAGAGTTCTCAAGGTCATAGGGAATGGCTG TCTGAGGTGATCTTCTTGGGGCAGCTCTCCCATCCAAATCTAGTCAAGTTGATTGGCTATTGCTGTGAGGACGAACACCGGGTTCTCATATACGAGTATATGCCTCGTGGCAGCGTTGAAAACCATCTCTTTTCCA GAGTGCTGCTCCCTTTGCCTTGGTCTATTAGAATGAAGATAGCTTTTGGTGCAGCAAAGGGGCTAGCTTTCCTGCACGAAGCAGAGAAGCCGGTCATCTACCGTGATTTCAAGACATCCAACATCTTGTTAGATGAG CTCTCTGATTTTGGCCTTGCAAAAGACGGGCCAGAGGGAGACAAGACACATGTCTCCACGCGCATAATGGGAACGTATGGATACGCTGCACCTGAGTACATAATGACAG GCCACCTGACTCCAAGAAGTGACGTGTACAGCTTTGGAGTCGTGCTTCTTGAGCTTGTGACGGGCAGGAAGTCTTTGGACCGGTCAAGGCCAGCACGGGAGCAGAACCTCACGGAGTGGGCTATCCCGTTactcaaggagaagaagaaggtgcTCGACATTGTGGATGCTAGGCTGGGAGGAGACTATCCTGTAAAGGGTGTTCAGAAAGCAGCCATGCTAGCCTACCACTGCCTCAACCGCAACCCTAAGGCGCGACCTCTCATGCGAGACATAGTGGATTCGTTAGAGCCTCTGCAGCTTGATGCAAATGCAGCTCCCAACCAATCTTTCACCATATAtacaactactactactactactagtccTAACTCTAATTCTGGCTACTGA